The stretch of DNA cgggggggggaaggggggggaggggggggagaccGAGAGAAGCACGTCAGCCTCATGGACGAGTCCATCATATTAAGTCaaaagggggtgggggtggctCCCTCGATCAAATCCCCTATCAGCGTGTTCTGGAGTGAAGGGAGCATCTTCATCAGTTCCACTTTGAAGACCTTGTCCACTGTTGACAGCATGTTCTCCAGTCTGGCTTCTAACTCGTTCATGCGCTCCTGTGCTGTGAGGAAAACAAAGCCCGCCATTTTTAGGCCCAGCTGGTGCAGCCAGACTAGACTAGAGGACGTGAGATTAGGGACTCTCTAACCTTCTTTCTCAAACTGCTGGATGAAGAGGTCCAGTCTGCGCCGTCGCATCTCCCGGTTCGCTTCTTCTTTAACGTGGGCATTCCCGTCGTTTCTAGTCCGTCTCGGCGGCATCCTGTCCTCTCAAGCTCCAGCCCGACCCGGATCCCCTCAGACCTTTTAATGCTACTAGCcagagacagttaaagaaaccCCTTAACGCGCACCTGCGACCATTTAACATTCAATTAAGATATGCATGCGCTCAGTGATGAGGTTCCCCAAGTGCTACGCTGCTTGGCGGAAGGATACATACAAATCTGACTGACGTTAATTGCCTatgttaacataaaaaaagctTGCTGtaggcatatatatatatattctatttcAAATTTAGAGGGCTACACATCTACCAGGATCCTTAGAGACATCTCTGTAAATTTTTTGCTTCAAAACTATTGTTAAAAGCAGAATACGGATTAATTTATGGTTGTAGGCTACTAATAAATGCCCTTATTTTGGAGGGTGTGATTAAGGAAAGGAAGAGTTGGGAGGATCTGGAGAAAATAATGAAAGGAGAAATCACTTAGGAGGGAATATGATGCTGAGCTGGAGCTCAACGTTAGGAAGATACCAAAGGCTTCACAGCATGAAAGTATCAGACATACATCCAAAATACTTAAATCACAACTGCTTCTCACTCTCGACACTGAAATGAAATTATCAGAGACAAAAAANNNNNNNNNNaaaaaaaatacacatttcctTTTCAATCAGTTCACAAACTCATTTATTGCAGCGCACTCGAGTATAGACATGACATTCAATTTCTTTCCACAGGACGGTAAGCTATCACTTAATCTATCGTTAAACATGCTCTGCCATCAGGTCAAAGTTACATCATCAGTAGAGTGGGGTCCCTAGAGACAGATTAACAGGGGGGGGGATTGTTATTCATAAAAACGCTAAGTTACACCATCTGAAATCCAAATGTcaatgatacaaaaataaataactgagaCTTTCCTTTTGTTTAGGACTGCTGCTTCTTGCCGTTGTTAAGACGTGGTCGCCCCAGGTTACGGTCAGGTTGTAGTCTACGCAGtgcaaattaaatatttcacaatatatATATCACTTCTGTACAATTCACTCTGCCCAGGTCTCCGACTGGCCACCTCCACCCGTTCCCCAAACAGTTCATCACAGCTCTCAGCTTTCTCCTTTCTGTTTCAGCATTTAGTGGAATGTCATGTTCTAAGAGGATTTATTTGTTACCTGTGTCAGCAGTACTGAACAAGCCTTTTGCAGTGTATTAATACCAAGATCATCCAAAGCTACGGTGTAAACCATAAAAATCAATATTGTCCACAAATAGTCtagccaattaaaaaaaacaacaacacaataaacCTGGTTTGATCTATGCTAGAGTAAGAAATCGCCCCGGACCAGTACACGTGTGTTACAGTTCTAATTTTACATTACAATAAGGTATATCAGCTGAACAGGTACTGTTAAAAAATGCAGATATTAAAAACACAAGGACGGACTGCTCCGTCTCCGAGGCACCGAGTTGTCTTTTCCTGCGAGagaatgtgtgtctttgtctttgtgttaaAGAGCGGGAATCAGTAGCGCGGCGTGCCTTTTCACTTTCAACTGATGCGTTTGTTTTATAATCTCGTCCTCCAATCGGCTGCTTTCAATCGATCACATGGGGTTGAGTGTTGCTGCAGGGATCAATAATCCTCCTTTAAGACCCGTTTTGATTGCAGGGCCTCTGGAATGTTGTAGCATCAATATCAGTGATTGATAATTAGTGATTGTCCTCTCccgtgtacgtgtgtgtgtgtgttcccggTGCGTATTTACACAGACGGCTCTGAACCTGGACAtttacaaccacacacacacacacacacacacacacacacacacacacacttcaacatTCATTAAGACTCGGATCGCACAAAAAGTCAAAGCATTGAGACGCGTCGCCTCCAAAAAATAGGCAACCCTGGTTTCAGATCCCCCCCCCCGGTAAACAATATGTACAAACAAGACAGGTGGACTTGAGTCActggttacatttttttttagcttttttttgttgttttttttttgttacagaaAGTGCACAAACAGTCCGGGTTGTACACTGAGTGATTGGGAACAGTTGTGACAGATTAAGCCAAATGGGCAAAAGACTATAAGACagcgaaacacacacacacacaacacacacacaaacacacacacacacacacacacacacacagacagacagacagacagacagacagaagacagacagacagaacagacagacagacagaccacagacacacacagcagacacagacagacacagacagacagacaaagacagacagacagacacacacacacacacacacaccacagtgtgTAGTATGAAAGGTAAAGTAGCCTATGAAAACGCCCATtaggtttgtaaaaaaaaaaaaaaaagcagacgATCTTCCGAGAAGCGAGAAGAGGAAGTACCATGTTTGGGAGATGGGGGGTGTTTTATGTACAAAATATTGTCCCCGCTCCTCGTGGGCGTGTGGGGTCAGATGACGGGGGTCCCGAAGCATTTCAGGCACCACTGGAGCTGGGGCTGGGGGGCGGTCGATGCGGTGCAAAGACTTGAGCTGCTCGGCGCTCAGCTGGTCGTACGCAGGCGGTACTCCGGTCAAAGGCctctgcaggggggggggggggggggggggcagcacaggaaggggggggtggattcaaaGTCAGAAAAGAGGGGAGAAGGGTGTGTTTGATTTTTGCCTTTACCTTTTACAGGACAGTTAGACAGAAATATTAAACCAGCTTTGCATTTaataacccccccaaaaaatgttttgcaaaggaaaatgttgggaaaaaacatcaaaaatgacGTAATACAAGCAAGGACCATTTCAGTCTCTCTTTTTCCGTACAACCTTGATTGATTTCACTCACCCACGTCGATGTTCTCCTTCCCCAAGGCCACCAGCGAGAGGAACAGGATTTCTCGATAGATACTCCTACAGGACGCAGAGAGAATATCATTGTCCAAATGCTTTGCAGAAAAATCTTGAaccaatgaaaagaaaaaagttagggctgcacggtgatggccaaaatgataatcccgatcacgattaattatcacgattatttgttgattttaaaccaaaacagattttattgtcacataggtctgtttataactgctttcacatcNNNNNNNNNNacattcctcttatgttgaagttgttcatacatacagctgcaacacatggatatgaaaattatctgaaataaggatatatatagaaaaaaagaaatctcctTCATTGGTtttaacaataactgattaaaggggctagggagagagggggggtgcAGCTGACTcgttatgaatgggtccagcacgggtcgaatggcgggtcagcggcGTGTTTGAAATGTTAGTTtcatcactgcgctgcatttttatgaactatgagattctggccatgggtcacatctctcatAAATTAAAATTAGTGTGCAGCCCTAGAAAAAGTGCCTTAAGAAGAGTTTATTGGGACACATCTCTGAGAGGGAGGACAGAAGTCTGACCTCTGGCGTTTGACGCCCTCGGGGCGCCGTTTGATCTCTCGGATCAACAGGTTGATCGGCCCGTACACGTCGTTGGTCTGGATGTTGTGAACAATCGTGTTGAGGAGGGTGCGGATCTCCTGGTGGTCCGTCGGAGCCAACGTCCCCTTCTTCTCCACtagacaacaccacacacacacacacacatcacaccacacacacacacacacacacacacacacacacacacacacacacacacagttattcaGTCCTTTTTAGTAACAAGTCTGGCCAACAGTGACATTGTGTCCAAAAAGGTAGAATAACTATTTTCATTATGTCATTTTCTTGACACAATTTCAGCTAATGTTAAAATCCTTTACAGTATGCTATGCTCTTCCTGAAACATTCATATTTAGCTCAATTTACAGTATGTCTGCACACCTTTATGGCATTAAAATAGTTGTCTTGGTCCCCCCCCTAGTGGAAGAGAAGGTTTCTACAAATAAAAACTCAAGTCATCTGAAATTCACCTTCACAAATTCTTCACATAGTGGCAGTAAAAaggataacttttttttacggTGGGGCCGCTACAATAATGGCTAATACAAGAGGGTGGACACTCACACAAGGTCCTCCAGAGCAGGTAGAGGGGCTCTCCGTGCTCCTGGTGCAGGTTGATGTTGTCCCACAGGAGCTGGATGTACACCTGCTTGTTGTCCTGGGACAGCgatgtcagcggcagctgcaaacagacagacacagacatccAAGTTCTATTATGAGTTCCCTGACAAAGAGTGAATGACAAAAGAGGCAGAAAGATTAGAGACAGATGACACGTTAAGTCTTTGACCTGTACTCCTTTGTTGCAGTGTTCGGAGGTGAGGATGAGACCAGGTAGGTGAGTGTGCAGGTCCAGGCGACGGAAATACCAAACCAGGTTCCAGAAGATGATGGGGTGCTGGCTGAGGAACTTGTGGGTGTAGATCACCTGGTTGGACATGACAGAGTAGTTGCTAGAAAGAAGactgtgagactgtgtgtgtgtgtgtgtgtgtgtgtgtttagtgtgtctGCTCATGCTCATGACTCTGGAGGAAACAGAAGCTCTTGCCATAGCTGGGCCAAAGTGTCCCTGGGAATGCCAGGCTTGGATACAGTGGTAcgtgtgggtggggtgtgtgtgtgtgtgtgtgtgtgtgtgtggtgtgtgtgtgtgtgtgtgtgtactgatcTCCCTCGTTTTCCAACAGGGTTCCGCTCCCTTGCGGAGCACCAAGGGGCTGAGTACGGTACGGACACAGGTTTGGGGTTTGGCCGTTTAGTCCCATGCCAtccttcaaacacacacacacacccacacacacacacacacacacacacacacacacacacacacacaacacacacacacacacacacacacacacacacacacacacacacacacacacaacacacacacacacacacacacacacacacacacacacacacacacacacacacacacacatcattttcACTCACTGCAGCTATAGCAGCATCAGCAATACTTAAACACAACAGGGTTCGTGTTGTGACAGACAGGAGCACTGACCGACACCTCCTGCAGGCTGGAGGGCAGGCTGGTGGTGGAGACACCATGTCCAGGTCTCTGGGTGTAGTCCAGGCTCTGCAGCGGGCCGCCAACGCTGTTGCTGCGCGTCAGTGACGTCCCACTGCTTCTCTGCTGCTTCCCCGCTGCCTCGTGCTCCAGGAGACCAAGGGGGTCCGACATCGCCGGCTCTGGAATCAGACTACAAACACAACAGAGGGATCAGGAAGAAACTGGGCTAGTATTCCCTTGCGTAGCTCAACTTAGCTTCATAGGTTGATATGTTCGCAACATCGTGATCCAAGCCATGGGTTTTCACATCTAGTGTCAAACAGGGGGCATTTGATGTGCTTCCCATGAAGCCCCTTGGTGCATACCTCTTATGTGTTCCAAGCAGATTATCTGAAGTCTCCCTTGGTTCCTCTTCAGGGAAAGAGATCAGGTCGGGGGTCTTAATATCAGCCGAGCGGCTGGCTGTGGGCTGGGTACTGGTGCTGTGGATACTGTCTCCTGAGGCACTGGGATTCATGTAGAACCTGAGAGGgaaaatcacacacatgcaataGTCACTTTGCATTTGTAAGGAACTACTTTTTTCAGCTTGCACAAGAACAAGTTTGTATGTTCCTCTCTCAGTTTTATAATTCTCCCCACAACGTTCCAGATTCTTACCCGGTCGCTGTGCGTAAGTCATGAAACTCGACGTGCAACAAGGGAAGGAAGGCTGTGCGACAGAAAGGACAGTTGGTGTTCAGGTTGGAGTCATCAGCCGTCCAGCCTGCCATGATCTCCTCATCGTACACCAGGGCTTCACAGGAGCGGCACTGGGAGCAGCTGGACATCAGCACCTGTCAGCAGGGAAACACGCCACACCACTTAGGGGTTGCTCCAGTGTTCCTGTTGCCAGGGTTAGggttgtttgtgtatgtacagtatggcTGACCTCCAGTGCACAGTTCTGGTAAATGCTGGAGGAGGAAGCGTGATGCGAGGAGCCTTGCTCAGAGTCTGGACCCCTGCCTGCTCGTCCTGGGGTCGGAtctgcagattaaaaaaaaaaaaaactcaattcaTAAGAGAACTAACgtcaaaacagacagacaaaacagaaTGAGTGCTTACAGGTCTGGTGGGTCCCTCGGCCTGCGTCActgctgccactgctgctgcCCCCCAGGCTGGTGCAGCTCTGGTTCAGGCCGTTGGCCACCAGCCCCGGGATGACCCCTCTCTCTGGGCTGTCATCCATGTCATGTGCAGCCAGCATGTGCTCATCCAGATGGGACGGGAAGCCGCCACCGCCCTGAGCTTGTTCTTCCTGCAGAGTAAAGGTAGACGGTTGCTCTGAATCATCAGCTCTTCGTCAGATTCTGACCAGAaatgataatattaataatgcctttatttatgtagcacttttcaaaaaacatagCAGACCAACAATGTtggaaaacaatttaaaacatattcaaagtttgatattattataaatgaagcaacacaagaataaaagtacaATAGAACAATGTAAACATGCCATTACATATAAAATAGGTTTGAACAGATGAAAGTATCTTCAGGCCTCAGAGATAAAGATGCGTTTTTCAAAAGGGATTTAAAATAGGATAAGGAGCTCGCCAGTCTGATGTTCtcagggagagggggggggggccttaaCATTAACACGGTTACCCTTGGTCCTCAGCCTAGACTGCGGAAGAGCTAGCAGAGCCGTGGCTGAGGACCTAAAAGTAAAAACTACTTCCAGTTTAAACCACTAGGTTTCCTTGAATAACACTAACCTCGTCATCTGAGTAGGAGTAGGCTGAAGCAACGGCTCCCCACACTTTGCTGGCTACATTTGCCGCCTGTTTCATGCTTGACTTAAACACATCGATCTTAGGTCCCGACAGGAGGGTGTCCATCTTGATGCCTGAAATGGAGTTGATGACCGAGCCCAACGACCCTCCCTGGGAGGACTTGACCAGCGCGGTCAGTGAGGACGATCTGATACCCGGGGTACCCACGGCGCTGCCGGGGGTCTTTGTCTTTACTGCAAAAGTCTTGGAGCGGGTAACAGTGGCGGGGCTGCGTTTGGGTGTATCGCCCGGGGAGCCAGTTGGAGTTTTTACAGGCGGCACGGGGAGGCTAGACCTGCGTTCCAGAGACTGTTTAGGCTGTGGGGAGTCAGTGGAGTCTCCCTGGGCCTGCTGGAGCTCCATGCTGGAGGACTTCACACCCAGGGGGCTTCTCAGGCTCATGTACATTTCGATCTCCTCGGCCAGGTTGCGGGACACCACAGCAGGCACGGAGCGCGGAGGCTCCTGGCTGGTAACAGAGGCCGACTCTTCGCTCTCAGTCACCAGGAGGGAAAGTGGGTCAGCACCCACCTGCACGTCCGCCCTCTCCAGGGTCGGCCCTCGCAGCCCAGAGTCCTCCTCGTTTGTTTCAGTGTGCTTCCTTTTTCGTTTCTCCATTTTTAACTCAGTCCTTTCTACCTTTTTGTCGTCTCCCTTCTCTTCTTCAGGTGCTCCTGGCTCATCTTCCTCTGGCAGCTTCACCAGTGTCAAGCCCTGATCATCTTCAGGCTCTTCCTGCAGGTCTTTAAAAATGGCTTTGGGCCCACTATTAGGGGGTGGACTTTGGCCTGCACCGAGCGCTGCAGCCAGGATACGGGCGTCGGCACCCATCTGACTGGCCATGTGGTCCACGTCTTTCTCTAGGAGCATCCCAGCGCGAGTTTCAACGCTGAAGCTACAGCTGCGTTCAGCGAAGGATTTCTGCCGCTGCTGTTGAGGCGGGTTAGCTCCATCTGACGGCAGCGAGGCATCATCATCAGGGAGAGACACATCATCAGCCGCGCTGTGTCGCCTGAACAGCTTCCCTGTACCTGCAAAATGTGTACAGTTATGAGAGTCATCCTTTCAATTTAGAGTTGCAATAACCAaacttaatttatatttaaaacaaaagaatcTATCCATcgtgaaaagtcataaaagtggCAAAATCGCCATCGAAAATTTCTGACTGCACTTTAAAACCCAttcaaaaaggatttttttataattaaactTAAAGGCCTTATCTTTCTCCTCACCCGTTTCCCTGCCACCATCAAAGCTCCCTGTGGACAGCTTCACAATACTGGGGACCGGGGAGGGTCCATCAACAGGACTGGGGGGCTCTGCTAGTGCTACAGCACTGTCCATCGAGCCAGCAATGTCGCCTCCTTTTTAGAAAAGAACACAGTCAACTGACCAATATCAACGTGGAGCGAGGAAACGGGGTATTTGTGGCACGCAAAACCTTCAAATCCAGAACTAGAAGTGGAATGGAAGTAGCTTTTCTTACCATTATGCTGTGCTTTGGAACCGTTTCTCTCCTCCACGGAAAGGACAGCTGTACGTGACGGCTCTGCCAGCACCTGGTGCAGCTCATCCTTGGAGCCGTAGCCTTGATCAGACTGCCTTCCTGTGCATCACCAAATCACACAAACCGCGGTGTAACTGCTGTAAAACTATGGCCGCTGGTGTCACAGCGACTCCAGATCTCAGCAATGGTCAGAGTTTCAAACACATATCAGCAAATGTCATTTCTGACCCTCAGGGTGGAAAGCTTTATACGTAAGAGGACGAGTACCTGTGCTACAGCTGTTGTCT from Etheostoma spectabile isolate EspeVRDwgs_2016 unplaced genomic scaffold, UIUC_Espe_1.0 scaffold394, whole genome shotgun sequence encodes:
- the dennd4c gene encoding LOW QUALITY PROTEIN: DENN domain-containing protein 4C (The sequence of the model RefSeq protein was modified relative to this genomic sequence to represent the inferred CDS: inserted 4 bases in 2 codons); translation: MIEDKGHRVTDYFVVAGLTDKSTPLEQDLSETKSSGPKAPITDLAVINRSAGETVPEGFTCIDSTYSGQPANLNHGSLKSPELFLCYKRGRGKCPLIDIGVLYEGKERLIQGCEIIQATPYGRCANVNNSSATSQRIFITLRRAPPVQPQNSLAVTDICVIVTSKGETPPHTFCKVDKNLNCGMWGSNVFLCYKKSVSASNSLSYNAGLIFRYPKEDYESFPLSESVPLFCLPMGAKIECWAPNTPDPLPVFSTFVLTISSGEKVYGAAIQFYEPHPVDQLSEKQKIQLGLLTTVEKKVIPNRPVNTNKCICLLSRWPFFEAFRKFLMFLYKLSVSGPHPLPIEKHISHFMHNVSFPSPQRPRILVQLSAHDTLMLSQPVCTPLPLSGADYGTLLLNLGSENCATLLHFVLLESKILLHSLRPAVLTGVAEAVVAMIFPFQWQCPYIPLCPLSLAGVLNAPCPFIVGVDSRYFDLYDPPPDVVCVDLDTNTIYLSDEKRHSNWKNLPKKPCKSLVNSLSNLHHQLAMVSVRQPTQENSAVDMTPIEADFTWHKKKTALEMEIQEAFLRFMASILKGYRSYLKPITQAPSEKATAADSLYDLQGFLKSRDRAHQKFYSQLTKTQIFIRFIEECTFVSDKDTGLAFFDDCVEKLFPSDKITDKGTKVEGESSEDTRLLELDESQKSEHTVFVMPAEPPVGDGTEPAPRYVYKGFPRLQMELFDGPRELLPALGSRTAGASVSSSPALLAKRTKQEIKLAYKMAKRFYSSPPEWARCLFSHCYSLWFICLPAAVRLSKSKSRAMQQAYNVLLKMRTTEVEVLDEVCYRVVMQLCGLWGLPVMAVRVLVEMKKAGVHPNAITYGYYNKAVLESPWPSRNRSGLFMWTKLRNVLRGVTQFKHTPDQTSSKKGPALSTTGGSAVTDADRLSHGSADSSSEVNGGERNLFAHSHGAKDTTDNSCSTGRQSDQGYGSKDELHQVLAEPSRTAVLSVEERNGSKAQHNGGDIAGSMDSAVALAEPPSPVDGPSPVPSIVKLSTGSFDGGRETGTGKLFRRHSAADDVSLPDDDASLPSDGANPPQQQRQKSFAERSCSFSVETRAGMLLEKDVDHMASQMGADARILAAALGAGQSPPPNSGPKAIFKDLQEEPEDDQGLTLVKLPEEDEPGAPEEEKGDDKKVERTELKMEKRKRKHTETNEEDSGLRGPTLERADVQVGADPLSLLVTESEESASVTSQEPPRSVPAVVSRNLAEEIEMYMSLRSPLGVKSSSMELQQAQGDSTDSPQPKQSLERRSSLPVPPVKTPTGSPGDTPKRSPATVTRSKTFAVKTKTPGSAVGTPGIRSSSLTALVKSSQGGSLGSVINSISGIKMDTLLSGPKIDVFKSSMKQAANVASKVWGAVASAYSYSDDEEEQAQGGGGFPSHLDEHMLAAHDMDDSPERGVIPGLVANGLNQSCTSLGGSSSGSSDAGRGTHQTYPTPGRAGRGPDSEQGSSHHASSSSIYQNCALEVLMSSCSQCRSCEALVYDEEIMAGWTADDSNLNTNCPFCRTAFLPLLHVEFHDLRTATGFYMNPSASGDSIHSTSTQPTASRSADIKTPDLISFPEEEPRETSDNLLGTHKSLIPEPAMSDPLGLLEHEAAGKQQRSSGTSLTRSNSVGGPLQSLDYTQRPGHGVSTTSLPSSLQEVSDGMGLNGQTPNLCPYRTQPLGAPQGSGTLLENEGDQVIYTHKFLSQHPIIFWNLVWYFRRLDLHTHLPGLILTSEHCNKGVQLPLTSLSQDNKQVYIQLLWDNINLHQEHGEPLYLLWRTLLEKKGTLAPTDHQEIRTLLNTIVHNIQTNDVYGPINLLIREIKRRPEGVKRQRSIYREILFLSLVALGKENIDVEAFDRSTAXAYDQLSAEQLKSLHRIDRPPAXQLQWCLKCFGTPVI